The Imtechella halotolerans DNA window TGGAACCTCATAAGAGTTTGAGGGTTGTTGTAGCATGATTTCCTGAACTTCATTACTTAATGCAAGATTGCCTTCTAATGCTTTTTGTATGCATAACAGAATTTCTTGGGCATCTGCATTTTTTAATATGTACCCATTACCACCATTTTGTAAAAATTGAAAAATGATACTTCGCTCAGCCTGATTACTAAGGGCTATAACAATGGTGTTAGGAGATTTTTGTTTAATAGATTTACAAAAATGTAATCCATTGCCATCATTTAAGACCATATCTAGTAACACGACGTCTACTACATTTTCTTGAATAAAGTCCAATAGAGCTGTCCCTTTTGTAAAGGAAAATACTTGAAAAGTAGTGTGATCCTGTAACAAGGCTTTTAAACCTTCCAAAATCATTGGATGATCATCTACAATGGCCAGTGGAATTTTCCCTGTTTTATGCATAGCATTCGATATTAATAGTCGTGCCTTCACCCACTTCAGATATGATTTCAAATGACCCTTCCACCAGTTTAATACGGTTTTCAATGTTTTTTAATCCCATTCCATAATGTATTTTATAGGTGTCGAAACCAACTCCATCATCTTCAATCGTTAGGTTTATGAGGTTATTATGTTGACTAATTTGGACAATAACATTCGATGCCTGTGCATATTTTATAACATTACTAATACTTTCTTGCGTTATTCTATACAAGGCCAATTGCGTTTGAAAAGGAATGTTTTCTGAAATATCAAAAGCTTCAAATTGTATCGTAAGATGCTGATGACTCATGGATTCACATAATTCTTTTAGCGCTATTTCTATTCCTAGGTTTTTTAGGGTTTCAGGCATAAGGTTTCTAGAAATCCTGCGCATTTCAATGATTGATTTGTCAAGCTTTTTTAAAATATCTTCAGCGTTTTGAATCCGATCTGTATTTTCATTTGAAAGTATCATCCGAATATTGGCTAGCATTCCTCCAATACTGTCATGTAAGTCTTGAGCAATTCGCTGTCTTTCTTGTTCTTCTCCCTGAAGAATGGCTTGAGTTGCCTCATATTTATGCTGTTGTTCTATTTTGTGTAATTGTTGTTGATGGTTGATTTGAATTTGGGTAGTAAGCTTTTTTTGATTTTTATAATTGATATAGATAAGTATGGCTATGATAAGGAGAAGTACCAAAGCAATGGCTAGTAGGCCTAAACGAAGATTTTTATTTTTGGCCTTTAAGGCATTTTCTATTTTTTCTCTTTTTAAGTTATCAATGGTTTGTTGCTTTTCAGCAGTTTTATGCAGTATTTCCAGCTCATTCATTTTTTCCAGTAACTTATTTTGCTGAATACTATCACCTAAGACGGACGCTTTAGTTAACCACTGATATGCCTCCTTATAGTTACCCTGAAGTTGGTTTACGTAGGCTAATTGAGAAAAGGTTATTTTACGATTAACTACTTCTTTAGTCAGTATATTATCCTGTAGAATGTCTTCTAAGACAGCTTGTGCCTTGTTATAATCTTTCAACATTAAATGGACGTTATACATTCGAAACTTTAACAATTGTAGTAGCTTCCATTGTTTGAGCTCTGTAGCTGATTTTACTCCCTTATCCAAACTTTCTATTGCATTAGAATATTCTTGTTTGGTAGTAAAATACATAGCCTGTTGATAGTAGTAGTTAGGAAAATGGGATGATGTTGGATATTTTTCAATGAGTCGACTTGCTTTGTCAATATATATTTTGGCTGATTGACTATCAGGTTTATAACAGTAATTACTTATGAGGTTGAAATAGGTAATTAAGTGAGTGGCAGTTTCAGTGGGTAACTCTTGTAAAACCGCAAGCGCTTTGAGGTGATGTTCTTCAGCTGTATCAAATTGTCCCACGGACATAAAGGTGAGTCCTAATTGAGTCTTAAAATAGGCTTGAAGTTCTTTGTTCTTGGATTCTATGGCCAATGGAATACATTGAGTGGTTAGCTGCTCTACCATATAATCATACCCCTTTTCTTCTACCTGAATATAAGCATATTGATACCAGGCTCGTGCTAAAAGCATCTTACTTTGGGTATTCTTTACTAATCCTACATCTTCAATGACTTTTTTGTAATACGCTTTAGCCTTTTCTTTTTGTGATTGATGTGTGTAATAATATCCTTGATAATAATTAAGCATCGCTTTGGAAAGTACTTCTTTATTTGGATGAAGTAAAACATGGTTTAAAGCTTGTTTACTTTGAATACTGTCTTTAGGAGCCCAATAGGCCGAAATAAGTAATAGATTGTGTAATTGAATGCTATCAGCGCTACTATTTTGAATATTCTCTTGTAGTGCTTGTATATAGTTTTTCTCATCTAATGGGATTAGGTCTTGAGCAAAAAAAGTATTCCAAAAACATACAACTAGGAAATACAGAAGGTTAAGTCGCTTACTCATTTTAGATAACTTAGGCTACAAATATCAACATAAAAGGAGTACTATTTTGATTTAAATAATAAATTCATGGTATACCATTAGAAATGAAATCATGGTTAGTGATGATTGTGGGAAATATTGAATTAAAACAACTTTGCCTTCGTGTAAAATTGAAAAATATATTTATGAAAAAAATGAATTTTAAGAAGAGTAGCATAGTTGTAGTGATGCTTTTAGTAGTTAATGGCTTTATGGTAAGTTGTAGTAAAGACAGCGGAGAGGAAAAAAATCAGGGTACAATAGACATAGCAGTTGGGACCTATAAAGGGACTCTGAATGTGTATGGTGATTTACCTAATTCAGAACAATATAAATTTTATGATGCCGTGTTAATTGTTACCAAAGTAGATAAGGATCACCTTAAAGTAACTGCTAAATCTGGTGAAGATTATTCCGCAGTTACAGAGAAAGTCTTTAAAGTAGAACCCTTTGTTGAAACTGATGTACATTCTGTAATAGGTAATCTTAGTGGGTCATTGTGGTATACCGCAGATGCAAAAAGCATTTATGTGCAAACTGAAGCACAATCTGCAACAGACATTGAATACAGTTTTGATGGTGCCAAACAATAAGTATTACTTTTTATGTTCATAAATTGAAATGAAAGAGTTATTGTTAATTGGTTGTGTTTTTGCACTATTTGCCTGTACCGATAAAACATCCAATAAGCCCCAGCCTATATTGCTTGAGCAAGAGAAATTATCGGATACAACACAGCTCAGCTCAGTTGCTTCCGAGGAATTTTCTGTGAATAGCATCCCTTATTCAGAGGTAGTCATAGGTGCCTTTCCATATATGACCTTACCTGAAGGACTTAAGGCTCAGAATAAACCCTTTCAAAAGGAGTATGATGTTTGTTTTTTTCCTATTAATGGTGTGATGACTCCTTTTGAAGGGAAATTGTACAAACTTAATGTGGTAAAGGAACCCGGGAAAGAGTTTTCTAAAAGGTACTTTGAGAAAAGTCTGGGAACATATCTCGAGTCTATTGGTGGGGTAAAGGTATTTGAGGGTTATATAAGTAAAGATGAATATTATAGATATCATAAAGAAGATCCTAACAAAGGAGATGAGGGTGATATTGGATATTTTGATGAACATATTACTTTCTATATGATTAGATGCAAGGATCAGGGAAATATCTATGTGCAATATTCAGCGGACAACTATAGTGGAAAACTAAATGTATTGCAGGAAAAACAGTTGAATCAGACCATTAAAAAAATATCTTCTAAGGAAATTGTACATACACTAAATGACCAAGGTAAAGTAGTTTTATATATCAATTTTGATATAAATAAGGCAACTATAACTAAAGAAGGGGATGAAGTGGTGATGCAAATAGTAAAGGCGTTAGAGGAGAATAATTCATTAGCTATTTCTATTGACGGTCATACAGATGACACTGGGGAAGGGGAGTACAATATAAAGTTGTCAAAAGAACGAGCTGATGCAGTAGTAAGCAAGCTTGTGCAAAATGGCATTAATTCCACTCGAGTGTCAGCAAATGGATACGGCGCTACCAGACCTTTAGTTCCCAATGATACGGAAGAGAATAAGGCTAAAAATAGACGTGTTGAACTAGTTAAAAGAAATTGATTACTTGATGTAGTATCTAGAAAATCATAGTGTTACTTGCAGTTAGGGCATTTCATGACAACTTTTGGGTTAGTTGATGAAAGTAACATGTAAAACCACCCATTCTTTGGGTGGTTTTTTAGCAACTGATTATAGTTCTTCTGCTAATGGAAAGTCAATTTCGAAATTAGCAAGATTATGA harbors:
- a CDS encoding response regulator, with amino-acid sequence MHKTGKIPLAIVDDHPMILEGLKALLQDHTTFQVFSFTKGTALLDFIQENVVDVVLLDMVLNDGNGLHFCKSIKQKSPNTIVIALSNQAERSIIFQFLQNGGNGYILKNADAQEILLCIQKALEGNLALSNEVQEIMLQQPSNSYEVPRLTKREHQILQAIANGHTSAEIADTLFISIITVETHRRNLLQKFKARNMAELVKIAIEHKLID
- a CDS encoding tetratricopeptide repeat-containing sensor histidine kinase, giving the protein MSKRLNLLYFLVVCFWNTFFAQDLIPLDEKNYIQALQENIQNSSADSIQLHNLLLISAYWAPKDSIQSKQALNHVLLHPNKEVLSKAMLNYYQGYYYTHQSQKEKAKAYYKKVIEDVGLVKNTQSKMLLARAWYQYAYIQVEEKGYDYMVEQLTTQCIPLAIESKNKELQAYFKTQLGLTFMSVGQFDTAEEHHLKALAVLQELPTETATHLITYFNLISNYCYKPDSQSAKIYIDKASRLIEKYPTSSHFPNYYYQQAMYFTTKQEYSNAIESLDKGVKSATELKQWKLLQLLKFRMYNVHLMLKDYNKAQAVLEDILQDNILTKEVVNRKITFSQLAYVNQLQGNYKEAYQWLTKASVLGDSIQQNKLLEKMNELEILHKTAEKQQTIDNLKREKIENALKAKNKNLRLGLLAIALVLLLIIAILIYINYKNQKKLTTQIQINHQQQLHKIEQQHKYEATQAILQGEEQERQRIAQDLHDSIGGMLANIRMILSNENTDRIQNAEDILKKLDKSIIEMRRISRNLMPETLKNLGIEIALKELCESMSHQHLTIQFEAFDISENIPFQTQLALYRITQESISNVIKYAQASNVIVQISQHNNLINLTIEDDGVGFDTYKIHYGMGLKNIENRIKLVEGSFEIISEVGEGTTINIECYA
- a CDS encoding OmpA family protein, giving the protein MKELLLIGCVFALFACTDKTSNKPQPILLEQEKLSDTTQLSSVASEEFSVNSIPYSEVVIGAFPYMTLPEGLKAQNKPFQKEYDVCFFPINGVMTPFEGKLYKLNVVKEPGKEFSKRYFEKSLGTYLESIGGVKVFEGYISKDEYYRYHKEDPNKGDEGDIGYFDEHITFYMIRCKDQGNIYVQYSADNYSGKLNVLQEKQLNQTIKKISSKEIVHTLNDQGKVVLYINFDINKATITKEGDEVVMQIVKALEENNSLAISIDGHTDDTGEGEYNIKLSKERADAVVSKLVQNGINSTRVSANGYGATRPLVPNDTEENKAKNRRVELVKRN